In the Bacillus sp. HSf4 genome, GGCGCTGACTGTGGCGCTGCAGTTCCTGCTTGCACTGGTGACCAAAAGGATACTGATGGGCGCGGGAACCGATGACCATTTCATCGGCTATTTCTCATTTGCCCCAAACCTCAATATTCTGCTGCAGGTACTCTCAATTGCCGTGGCCGCTTCGATCATCTCTTTTGAATACGATAAAAAAACGATCAAATTTTTGCTGATCCGCCCTGTCAGCAGGGAGAAAATATTGATTTCCAAATTTTTGACGAGCGTGATGGCAAGCATTTGGCTTTATATCATCTACTACGGATTTTCCTTGCTGTTCGGCCTGATCTTTTTTGGTGTGAAGCTTGATGAAAAAGCTGGAACACTGTTTTTGAATACGCTCCAGCTGATCGGATCAGAGTGGCTGGAAGTATTATTAATGGTCTCGTTCGCGTTTTTCTGTTCGGCATTGTTTAGAAGCAGCGCGCTCAGCATCATGGTTTCGATCGTCGTTCTGTACGGAGCGAAAGCGCTCGTGACGATCATGTCCTATTTGGAAAATCCGCTGGGGAAATTTTTGCTGTTTGCCAACACTGATTTTAC is a window encoding:
- a CDS encoding ABC transporter permease, which encodes MFKLIQNEHVKLLKRKVTFVALALTVALQFLLALVTKRILMGAGTDDHFIGYFSFAPNLNILLQVLSIAVAASIISFEYDKKTIKFLLIRPVSREKILISKFLTSVMASIWLYIIYYGFSLLFGLIFFGVKLDEKAGTLFLNTLQLIGSEWLEVLLMVSFAFFCSALFRSSALSIMVSIVVLYGAKALVTIMSYLENPLGKFLLFANTDFTQYAEHAKPLFSGMTPFFSIGIILVHFAFFLGAAWWSFCRRDMKV